A window of the Cutaneotrichosporon cavernicola HIS019 DNA, chromosome: 6 genome harbors these coding sequences:
- a CDS encoding uncharacterized protein (component of the eukaryotic translation initiation factor 3 (eIF-3) complex, which is involved in protein synthesis of a specialized repertoire of mRNAs and, together with other initiation factors, stimulates binding of mRNA and methionyl-tRNAi to the 40S ribosome. The eIF-3 complex specifically targets and initiates translation of a subset of mRNAs involved in cell proliferation) produces the protein MSPVPVQNLKEWHTPSSRTEVIHELINGVDRYNPSNLSFMEEYLQSQVASGEYDLLANLAILKLYQFNPQLSNPDVILNILIKALSATVHGPDFNVCLALLREPAAIVHDIDSDDESLIIAMPFLQGLHDLVRACQFTKFWAEFNGSSEAAQLLRSNPNYFPAHAGVLSKFRTEFASSIAASFSRVRLAQLARWLDIKPADVPAWCAEAGWSVDGELAVVPENGDNNVKAGVVKENVQLKQLTKLVAAAAF, from the exons ATGTCCCCGGTCCCCGTTCAGAACCTCAAGGAGTGGCacacgccgagctcgcgtacCGAAGTCATTCACGAGCTCATCAATGGCGTCG ACAGGTATAACCCTTCCAACCTGAGCTTCATGGAGGAGTACCTCCAGAGCCAGGTCGCGAGCGGCGAGTACGACCTGCTTGCGAACCTCGCGATTCTTAAGCT CTACCAGTTCAACCCCCAGCTCTCCAACCCCGACGTCATCCTCAACATCCTCATCAAGGCGCTGAGCGCCACCGTCCATGGCCCTGACTTCAACGTCTGTCTCGCGCTGCTCCGCGAGCCCGCTGCGATCGTGCACGACAttgacagcgacgacgagagccTCATCATCGCCATGCCCTTTCTCCAGGGCCTGCACGACCTTGTCCGCGCGTGCCAGTTCACGAAGTTCTGGGCTGAGTTCAACGGCTCCAGCGAGGCCGCACAGC TCCTCCGTTCCAATCCCAACTATTTCCCCGCGCACGCCGGCGTCTTGTCCAAGTTCCGCACCGAGTTTgcctcctccatcgccgcgtccttctcccgcgtccgcctcgcccagctcgctcGCTGGCTCGACATCAAGCCCGCCGACGTGCCGGCCTGGTGCGCCGAGGCTGGGTGGAGCGttgacggcgagctcgccgtcgtccccGAGAACGGCGACAACAACGTCAAGGCTGGTGTCGTTAAGGAGAACGTGCAGCTCAAGC AGCTCACCAAGCTCGTTGCGGCGGCTGCGTTCTAG